The Solibacillus sp. FSL W7-1436 genome window below encodes:
- a CDS encoding MalY/PatB family protein, giving the protein MSIFNKVHERRSSASVKWDMMNVVYNLKDTTELLPMWVADMDFPPPAALTEALKTRLEHPIFGYTFADDDVKNSIVHWYNTRHQWTIDSNTIIFQPGVVPAIATVIETFTEAGDKIGMSTPAYPPFTNVPAAQKREVVTCELTEQDGHYTMNFEELEEIFRSGIKLFVLCNPHNPIGIVWSLEELEQLVALCIQYDVYLLSDEIHADISIQKSYTPVLTLANATEAKIITCIAPTKTFNIAGIHAAMIVAPDRKLFTAIEKNTQAHGNLGLNTFASTAVKAVYTEGAAWLDDLLIYLKNNMEYVVKELNAIEGLKVEIPDATYLMWIDYRKTGIEEKELMARLLSVGQVALDPGTKYGEAGRGFLRINVACPFELLQDGVERIKRTMATFE; this is encoded by the coding sequence ATGTCTATTTTTAATAAAGTTCATGAGCGTCGCAGTTCCGCATCTGTAAAATGGGATATGATGAATGTCGTTTACAATTTGAAAGATACAACAGAATTACTGCCGATGTGGGTAGCAGATATGGACTTCCCTCCGCCTGCTGCTTTAACAGAAGCGTTAAAAACTCGATTAGAGCATCCTATCTTCGGCTATACTTTTGCCGATGATGATGTAAAAAATTCGATTGTTCACTGGTATAATACTCGCCATCAATGGACGATTGATTCAAACACGATTATTTTCCAGCCGGGTGTTGTCCCGGCAATCGCGACCGTTATCGAAACCTTTACAGAGGCTGGCGATAAAATCGGAATGTCCACTCCAGCGTATCCTCCATTCACAAATGTACCGGCTGCTCAGAAACGCGAAGTCGTGACATGTGAATTAACCGAACAAGACGGTCATTATACGATGAATTTTGAGGAGCTTGAAGAAATATTCCGCTCCGGTATTAAACTGTTTGTTTTATGTAATCCGCATAATCCTATCGGTATTGTATGGAGCCTGGAAGAGCTGGAACAGTTAGTTGCGCTATGTATTCAATATGATGTGTATCTATTATCCGATGAAATCCATGCCGATATTTCAATTCAAAAATCGTATACACCTGTCCTAACATTAGCGAATGCAACCGAGGCAAAAATCATCACATGTATTGCCCCAACTAAAACGTTTAATATTGCAGGTATTCATGCCGCTATGATTGTAGCGCCAGACCGAAAACTATTTACGGCAATCGAAAAAAATACACAGGCTCACGGGAATTTAGGTTTAAATACATTTGCTTCGACTGCTGTAAAAGCTGTCTACACAGAAGGGGCAGCCTGGTTGGACGATCTTCTTATTTATTTAAAAAACAATATGGAATATGTTGTGAAGGAATTAAACGCTATTGAAGGACTTAAAGTGGAGATTCCAGATGCAACATATTTAATGTGGATTGACTACCGCAAGACAGGAATCGAAGAAAAGGAACTAATGGCACGTCTTCTATCGGTAGGACAAGTTGCGTTAGATCCAGGGACAAAATACGGGGAAGCAGGAAGAGGCTTCTTACGTATAAATGTTGCTTGTCCATTTGAACTGTTGCAGGACGGGGTTGAACGCATTAAACGAACGATGGCTACATTCGAATAA
- a CDS encoding MgtC/SapB family protein: MEWLANDKFTMEILLKLLIAATLSLIIGIERELKKKPVGLKTSLVIATFSCLLTIISIETAYSTPARDDINITMDPLRLAAQIVSGIGFLGAGVILRKGNDSITGLTTAAMIWGAAAIGIAVGAGFYIEAFITVLIVVLGIELLAPFLLRFGPKRLRMREVSLIINTDQADNIKNVVDYLREHDMYIDNISIRDVPLTEKLLHEIDIRLSTVETNHTIELYNRLRKLDYVVNIKIEYLD; the protein is encoded by the coding sequence ATGGAATGGTTAGCGAATGATAAATTTACGATGGAAATTTTATTAAAATTACTAATTGCGGCTACACTAAGTTTAATTATTGGTATCGAAAGGGAATTGAAAAAGAAGCCAGTCGGTTTAAAGACAAGTTTAGTGATCGCGACCTTCAGTTGTTTACTTACGATCATCTCAATTGAGACTGCCTATTCAACTCCTGCACGGGACGATATTAACATTACAATGGATCCATTGCGTTTAGCCGCGCAGATTGTAAGCGGTATTGGTTTTTTGGGTGCCGGTGTTATTTTGCGCAAGGGGAATGACAGCATTACCGGACTAACGACAGCCGCCATGATTTGGGGCGCCGCTGCTATCGGAATTGCTGTAGGGGCAGGGTTTTATATTGAAGCATTTATTACAGTCCTTATTGTCGTATTGGGAATTGAACTTCTTGCTCCCTTCCTATTGAGGTTCGGTCCAAAACGCCTAAGAATGCGCGAAGTTTCTTTAATTATTAATACCGACCAGGCAGACAATATAAAAAATGTCGTCGATTATTTGAGGGAGCATGATATGTATATCGATAATATCTCAATTCGAGATGTACCATTAACCGAAAAACTATTACATGAAATAGATATACGATTATCAACCGTCGAAACGAACCATACTATCGAACTTTATAACCGGCTTCGGAAATTGGATTATGTAGTAAATATTAAAATCGAATATTTAGATTAA
- a CDS encoding Glu/Leu/Phe/Val family dehydrogenase: protein MAENLNLFTSTQEVIHEALNKLGYDEAMYELLKEPVRMLTVRIPVKMDDGTTKVFTGYRAQHNDAVGPTKGGVRFHPMVSEEEVKALSMWMTLKCGIVDLPYGGGKGGVICDPREMSMGEIERLSRGYVRAISQVVGPTKDIPAPDVFTNAQIMAWMMDEYSRMDEFNSPGFITGKPIVLGGSQGRDRATAEGVTIVIEEAAKKRNIDIKGARVVIQGFGNAGSFLAKFMSDLGAKVIGISDAHGAMHDPNGLDIDYLLDRRDSFGTVTTLFENTISNKELLELDCDILVPAAIENQITADNAHQIKANIVVEAANGPTTAEATKILTERGILLVPDVLASAGGVTVSYFEWVQNNMGYYWTEEEVREKLYSKMTAAFENVYTTAQNRNINMRLAAYMVGVRRTAEASRFRGWV, encoded by the coding sequence ATGGCTGAAAATTTGAACTTATTTACATCAACTCAAGAAGTAATTCATGAGGCATTAAATAAACTAGGCTATGATGAAGCAATGTATGAATTATTGAAAGAACCGGTTCGTATGTTGACTGTGCGTATTCCTGTAAAAATGGATGACGGTACGACAAAAGTATTTACTGGTTACCGTGCACAGCATAATGATGCAGTAGGTCCAACAAAAGGTGGCGTACGATTCCACCCGATGGTATCGGAAGAAGAAGTGAAAGCGCTTTCGATGTGGATGACATTAAAATGCGGCATTGTTGATCTTCCGTATGGTGGAGGTAAAGGCGGCGTTATTTGTGACCCACGCGAAATGTCAATGGGCGAAATTGAACGATTAAGTCGCGGCTATGTTCGTGCGATTAGTCAAGTAGTTGGTCCGACGAAAGATATTCCCGCACCAGACGTATTTACAAATGCTCAAATTATGGCTTGGATGATGGATGAGTACAGCCGTATGGATGAATTTAACTCGCCAGGATTCATTACAGGTAAACCAATCGTTCTTGGCGGTTCACAAGGTCGTGACCGTGCAACTGCAGAAGGTGTTACTATTGTTATCGAAGAAGCTGCGAAAAAACGCAACATCGATATTAAAGGTGCACGAGTGGTTATTCAAGGCTTCGGTAACGCAGGCAGTTTCTTAGCGAAGTTTATGAGTGATCTAGGTGCAAAAGTTATTGGTATTTCAGATGCACACGGAGCGATGCATGATCCGAACGGTTTGGATATCGATTACTTATTAGATCGCCGTGATTCATTTGGAACGGTTACGACATTGTTTGAAAATACAATTTCAAACAAAGAGCTTCTGGAACTGGATTGCGATATTTTAGTGCCTGCTGCCATTGAAAATCAAATTACAGCAGACAACGCACATCAAATTAAAGCGAACATCGTTGTAGAAGCAGCGAATGGTCCAACAACAGCTGAAGCGACAAAGATTTTAACAGAGCGCGGTATTCTTCTTGTGCCGGACGTTTTGGCATCTGCTGGTGGTGTAACAGTGTCTTACTTTGAATGGGTTCAAAACAATATGGGTTATTATTGGACGGAAGAAGAAGTACGTGAAAAATTATATTCAAAAATGACTGCTGCGTTTGAAAATGTCTATACAACAGCACAAAACCGCAATATTAATATGCGTTTAGCTGCTTATATGGTAGGTGTACGCCGCACTGCCGAGGCTTCTCGCTTCCGTGGATGGGTATAA
- a CDS encoding cation diffusion facilitator family transporter yields the protein MGEFFRLLKDGNKPSLLAAFVNTFLGTIKGIAFFFTGNVAMFAEMMHSFGDAANQFFVFIGSALAKKAPTPKFPNGYGRIVNLVCLGAVLIVAILSYETIKEGWHHFIHPASESSGIWIALGVLAIGIILEAFVLNKAAKEVLHEVGVEPKGITILQSAKYLKRAKPATKLVWMEDLVATSGNVLAFLAIVIAYFTDFYRLEGFISMVIGLMMFYVVGRVFLDNARGAIGETDEEMLVHIGNLVMEDPHVTDIARLEVIKEGEFLHVELIAETDPNLSLAYLDDVRDHLTTLLLNQKGVTKVTMAFDEDNGERSWTHIATKPESEKGMI from the coding sequence ATGGGAGAATTTTTCAGATTACTAAAGGATGGTAATAAACCTTCCTTACTCGCAGCATTCGTCAATACATTTTTAGGAACAATTAAAGGCATTGCATTCTTCTTTACAGGAAATGTTGCGATGTTTGCCGAAATGATGCACTCTTTCGGAGATGCCGCAAACCAGTTTTTCGTATTCATAGGCTCTGCCCTAGCAAAAAAAGCTCCTACTCCAAAATTCCCGAATGGATACGGACGTATTGTTAACTTAGTCTGTCTGGGCGCCGTTTTGATTGTAGCAATTCTTTCATATGAAACAATTAAAGAAGGATGGCATCATTTTATCCATCCTGCATCGGAATCATCCGGAATTTGGATTGCCCTTGGTGTATTGGCAATCGGTATCATCTTGGAAGCATTTGTTTTAAATAAAGCCGCAAAAGAAGTGCTTCATGAAGTTGGTGTAGAACCTAAAGGGATTACAATTCTCCAGTCCGCAAAATATTTAAAGCGCGCAAAACCGGCGACAAAGCTTGTTTGGATGGAAGACTTAGTGGCAACTTCAGGTAATGTCCTGGCGTTTTTAGCAATTGTTATTGCGTATTTTACAGACTTTTACCGATTGGAAGGATTTATTTCAATGGTCATCGGTTTAATGATGTTTTATGTAGTAGGTCGTGTCTTTTTAGATAATGCGCGTGGTGCAATCGGTGAAACGGATGAGGAAATGCTTGTGCATATCGGAAATCTCGTTATGGAAGATCCGCATGTAACGGATATCGCACGACTAGAAGTAATTAAAGAAGGCGAATTTTTACATGTTGAACTTATTGCGGAGACAGATCCGAATTTATCACTCGCCTATTTAGATGATGTACGTGACCATTTAACAACATTGCTGTTAAACCAAAAAGGTGTAACAAAAGTTACGATGGCGTTTGATGAAGATAATGGCGAACGCAGCTGGACACATATCGCTACAAAACCTGAATCAGAAAAAGGCATGATTTAA
- a CDS encoding DUF1871 family protein, translating to MDNIEMNQKCVHLLEQWDPFSYGSESYATETADVVAALQNIDDPTTLAKVIQRVYEYSFEQWIPFEQCVAIAYKLIAVKFEAKCII from the coding sequence ATGGATAATATTGAAATGAATCAAAAGTGTGTACATTTATTGGAGCAGTGGGATCCTTTTAGCTACGGTTCCGAAAGTTATGCTACTGAAACGGCAGATGTTGTCGCTGCGCTTCAAAATATTGACGATCCAACAACATTGGCGAAAGTCATTCAAAGAGTTTATGAATACTCTTTTGAACAATGGATTCCTTTTGAGCAATGTGTTGCCATCGCATATAAATTAATTGCCGTAAAATTCGAAGCGAAGTGTATTATATAA
- a CDS encoding iron-containing alcohol dehydrogenase, whose product MNEFSFYNPVKIHFGKGSIEHLRKELPQYGQNILIVYGGGSIKSNGVYDDIMTILNDLNMNVFELSGVEPNPRVETARKGIEICKENQIDIVLAVGGGSVIDCSKLIVAGAKVEADAWDIVTRKVMATEALPLATVLTLAATASEMNSGSVITNLETKEKYGWGSPATFPKFSILDPSYTYSVPANQTVNGVVDTMSHIFEQYFNNATNTPITDEMSEGILRTLIDVAPKALKDPSNYEHRETLMLAGTIGLNGFLALGSRGDWATHNIEHAVSAYYDIAHAGGLAILFPNWMKHNLHVNPARFAKLAVNVFNVDPANKTEEQVALEGIDALSAFWTSLGAPNRLADYEIDATYFEQMVEHCLVYGPFGNFNKLEAEDVRKILEMSL is encoded by the coding sequence ATGAACGAATTTTCATTCTACAATCCGGTAAAGATTCATTTTGGTAAAGGGAGTATCGAACATTTACGAAAAGAACTTCCTCAGTACGGCCAGAACATTTTAATTGTATATGGTGGAGGCAGTATTAAATCGAATGGTGTATACGATGATATTATGACCATTTTAAATGACTTGAATATGAACGTATTCGAATTATCAGGAGTCGAGCCAAACCCTCGTGTAGAAACAGCGCGTAAAGGTATTGAAATTTGTAAAGAAAATCAGATTGATATTGTATTAGCGGTAGGAGGCGGTTCGGTAATTGACTGCTCTAAATTAATCGTTGCAGGTGCAAAGGTGGAAGCGGACGCTTGGGATATCGTCACAAGAAAAGTGATGGCCACTGAAGCATTACCATTGGCGACTGTGTTAACACTGGCTGCAACAGCTTCTGAAATGAACTCAGGTTCGGTTATTACGAATTTAGAAACAAAAGAGAAGTATGGCTGGGGCAGTCCGGCAACTTTCCCGAAATTCTCGATTTTAGATCCGTCTTATACTTATTCAGTGCCGGCGAATCAAACGGTAAATGGTGTTGTTGATACGATGTCGCATATTTTTGAACAGTACTTCAACAATGCGACAAACACGCCGATTACAGATGAAATGAGCGAGGGGATTTTACGTACGCTGATTGATGTTGCGCCAAAAGCATTGAAAGATCCGTCCAACTACGAGCATCGTGAAACATTAATGCTTGCAGGAACAATCGGGTTAAACGGATTCCTTGCATTAGGTTCACGCGGGGACTGGGCAACACATAATATTGAGCATGCAGTTTCAGCGTATTATGATATTGCCCATGCAGGCGGCCTGGCTATCTTATTCCCGAACTGGATGAAACATAATTTACATGTGAACCCGGCCCGCTTTGCAAAGTTAGCCGTAAATGTATTCAATGTTGATCCGGCTAACAAAACAGAGGAACAGGTAGCATTGGAAGGTATTGATGCATTATCAGCATTCTGGACATCCCTTGGTGCTCCGAATCGCCTGGCTGACTACGAAATTGATGCGACATACTTCGAACAAATGGTAGAACATTGTCTGGTATATGGTCCATTCGGTAACTTCAACAAACTCGAAGCAGAGGATGTACGTAAAATTTTGGAAATGTCTTTATAA
- a CDS encoding peptidylprolyl isomerase, whose amino-acid sequence MFPQLSKELNPGEVMVEMNTTMGSIKIKLFPEHAPKTVENFLGHAKSGYYNGIIFHRVIPNFMVQGGDPTGTGMGGESIWGGTFEDECVPELMNIRGALSMANAGPGTNGSQFFIVQAPQVEVSMLKQMEVRGWSKEEVEFYKQNGGTPWLDGKHTVFGQVVEGMDVVDNIVKVDRNMHDKPKEDVKIESITVID is encoded by the coding sequence ATGTTTCCACAATTATCGAAAGAATTAAATCCAGGCGAAGTAATGGTAGAAATGAACACAACTATGGGTTCAATCAAAATTAAATTATTCCCGGAGCACGCACCAAAAACAGTTGAAAACTTTTTAGGTCATGCAAAATCAGGTTACTATAACGGTATTATCTTCCACCGTGTAATTCCGAACTTCATGGTTCAAGGTGGCGATCCTACTGGTACTGGTATGGGCGGCGAATCTATTTGGGGCGGTACATTCGAAGATGAGTGTGTACCTGAACTAATGAACATCCGCGGTGCATTATCAATGGCCAATGCAGGACCTGGTACGAACGGTTCTCAATTCTTCATCGTTCAAGCACCTCAAGTCGAAGTATCTATGCTAAAACAGATGGAAGTGCGCGGCTGGTCAAAAGAAGAAGTAGAGTTTTACAAACAAAACGGCGGTACGCCATGGTTAGACGGCAAGCATACAGTATTTGGCCAAGTTGTTGAAGGTATGGATGTTGTTGACAATATTGTTAAAGTTGACCGAAATATGCACGATAAGCCTAAAGAAGATGTTAAGATTGAGTCAATCACAGTAATTGACTAA
- the yugI gene encoding S1 domain-containing post-transcriptional regulator GSP13: MAKKIEVGDVLTGKVTGIQPYGAFVALDEYTQGLVHISEITYGFVKDVSDFLSVGDEIQVKVLDVDTDQKKISLSIRELQEVPFHRKRDMPPRRTLQDRVDEVDADGFQILKEKLKDWIEQSGH, translated from the coding sequence ATGGCAAAAAAAATTGAAGTGGGTGACGTGCTAACGGGTAAAGTGACAGGAATTCAACCATACGGAGCTTTTGTTGCTTTAGATGAATATACGCAGGGACTTGTGCATATTTCTGAAATCACATACGGTTTTGTGAAGGATGTAAGTGATTTTTTATCCGTGGGGGATGAAATACAAGTTAAAGTTCTGGATGTGGATACGGATCAAAAAAAAATAAGCTTATCGATACGCGAATTGCAGGAAGTACCGTTTCATCGAAAAAGGGATATGCCGCCACGGCGTACTTTGCAAGATCGGGTAGATGAAGTGGATGCGGACGGTTTTCAAATTTTAAAGGAAAAATTGAAAGATTGGATCGAACAATCTGGACATTAA
- a CDS encoding sodium-dependent transporter: MSSRDQFTSKIGFILAAAGSAIGLGAIWKFPYMAGTNGGSVFIILFVICTVLIGLPILIAEFMIGRRGQKDPITSFKEQAPNKPWFMIGWIGLVACGLILSFYSVVGGWILSYILRAVSFSLTGQGVNFSTLFSDIISNPWEVLIAQAAFMLLTLFIVQAGIKNGIETASKWMMPILFLFFILLFIRSITLDGAMEGVKFMFIPDWSYLNGDTLMLALGQAFFSLSIGVAAMITYASYLSKKEKIVTSAVNVASMNIAISLLAGLVIFPAVFALGFSPTEGPGLVFIMIPAVFEQLPFGGFLLLVFFILLLFATVTSAIALLEVVVSIGIREKTAQRKKASWLLASIIFVIGIPSALSFGILSDITIFERSIFDFVDYVTSAILMPIGAFLTSIFAGYYYSKKISREEMMASPAVYNCWLFIVRYVAPLSIAAIFINKVFFS, translated from the coding sequence TTGTCATCTAGAGATCAATTTACATCTAAGATAGGATTCATACTTGCGGCGGCAGGAAGTGCAATCGGTCTTGGCGCGATTTGGAAGTTCCCCTATATGGCGGGAACGAATGGCGGCAGTGTATTTATTATTTTGTTTGTTATATGTACAGTTTTAATTGGTTTGCCGATATTGATTGCGGAATTTATGATCGGACGACGCGGTCAAAAAGATCCGATTACATCCTTTAAAGAGCAGGCTCCAAATAAACCATGGTTTATGATCGGTTGGATCGGTCTTGTAGCGTGCGGGTTAATATTATCCTTCTATAGTGTTGTAGGTGGATGGATCTTAAGCTATATACTTCGGGCTGTTAGTTTTTCACTTACAGGCCAAGGGGTTAATTTCAGCACTTTGTTTTCAGATATTATTTCCAATCCATGGGAAGTGTTAATCGCACAAGCTGCTTTTATGCTTCTGACATTATTTATTGTACAAGCCGGGATTAAAAACGGGATTGAAACAGCAAGTAAATGGATGATGCCGATTTTATTTTTATTTTTCATTTTGCTGTTTATCCGTTCCATTACATTGGATGGTGCGATGGAAGGCGTTAAGTTCATGTTCATTCCAGACTGGTCATACTTGAATGGCGATACGTTAATGTTAGCGTTAGGGCAGGCATTCTTCTCTCTTAGTATTGGAGTTGCGGCAATGATAACATACGCATCTTATTTATCTAAGAAAGAAAAAATTGTTACTTCTGCAGTTAATGTAGCAAGTATGAATATCGCGATTTCTTTATTGGCGGGCCTTGTAATATTCCCTGCTGTATTCGCATTAGGCTTCTCTCCTACAGAAGGACCGGGCTTAGTATTTATTATGATTCCAGCTGTTTTTGAGCAATTGCCATTTGGCGGATTTTTATTGCTCGTATTTTTCATCTTACTTCTGTTTGCGACAGTCACATCAGCGATTGCCTTGCTGGAAGTTGTCGTTTCAATAGGTATTCGGGAAAAAACTGCCCAGCGTAAAAAAGCATCTTGGTTATTAGCATCAATTATTTTTGTCATCGGTATCCCGAGTGCTTTATCATTCGGAATTTTATCGGATATCACCATTTTTGAACGTTCCATTTTTGACTTTGTCGATTATGTAACGAGCGCGATTTTAATGCCGATCGGTGCATTTTTAACTTCTATTTTTGCCGGATATTATTATTCAAAGAAAATTTCTCGAGAAGAAATGATGGCATCACCAGCTGTTTATAATTGCTGGCTGTTCATTGTACGCTATGTAGCCCCACTTTCAATTGCGGCTATCTTTATTAATAAGGTGTTCTTTAGTTAA
- a CDS encoding DMT family transporter, whose product MEKPPIHPYIPIIIGVISVSLSAIFVKLSSADAGVIAFYRMLFSILIMLPWFLKKYSNEIKVLSKRDWLFSSIAGVFLSFHFILWFESLNYTSVASSTVLVTMQPLFAFIGTYLFFKEKITLQTFIAGGIAILGSVLISWGDFQISGTALYGDILALIACALITGYLLFGQDVRKRLSLVTYTMVVYTVSTITLFFYIIIKGESFGPYPATDWMWFVLLAIIPNLLGHNLFNWALKWTSTNVISIAILFEPVGAALLAIWIFNEYLTASQIVGGLVVILGIMLFVVDLKKFFRKKA is encoded by the coding sequence GTGGAAAAACCACCAATCCACCCGTATATCCCTATTATTATTGGCGTAATCTCTGTTTCCCTTTCTGCGATTTTTGTAAAACTTTCAAGTGCAGATGCTGGAGTTATTGCATTTTACCGTATGCTGTTTTCGATATTGATAATGCTTCCGTGGTTTTTAAAGAAATACAGCAATGAAATAAAAGTGCTGTCAAAACGTGATTGGTTATTTTCATCGATTGCAGGCGTGTTTTTATCATTTCATTTTATATTATGGTTTGAATCATTAAATTACACTTCTGTAGCAAGTTCTACTGTATTGGTAACAATGCAGCCGCTATTTGCATTTATCGGAACGTATTTATTTTTCAAAGAAAAAATAACGCTTCAGACATTTATTGCAGGTGGAATTGCGATTTTAGGCAGCGTCCTGATTAGTTGGGGAGATTTTCAGATCAGCGGTACGGCACTTTATGGAGATATACTAGCATTGATTGCCTGCGCCTTAATAACGGGTTATTTACTGTTCGGGCAAGATGTACGGAAAAGATTGTCTCTTGTTACCTATACGATGGTCGTGTATACCGTAAGTACAATTACTTTATTCTTTTATATTATTATAAAAGGGGAATCATTCGGTCCATATCCGGCGACTGATTGGATGTGGTTTGTTTTATTGGCGATTATTCCAAACTTATTAGGGCATAATCTTTTCAACTGGGCATTGAAATGGACAAGTACGAATGTAATATCAATTGCGATATTATTCGAACCGGTTGGGGCAGCGTTACTAGCGATTTGGATCTTCAATGAATATTTGACTGCTTCACAAATTGTAGGCGGATTGGTCGTTATTTTGGGAATTATGTTATTTGTAGTAGATCTGAAAAAGTTTTTTAGAAAAAAAGCTTGA
- a CDS encoding MFS transporter — protein MRHNFIIILISNFIVAASVTMIMPFLSLYIDTLGDFSDDYVQTWAGIIFAATFITAFLMSPIWGRIADKYGYKPIMIINCFGVGLSIFLMGYVQNVEQFFLLRLAMGVVTGFIPTSIAFISKHTPKEVAGKTLGTLQMGSVGGTLFGPVLGGLMADTFGFKYTFLITAVTITIAAIIIIFGIHEPTIIRKVKNEIYSRRNVIWAIFHHRLILNVMFVTSLIQIGNFSIQPLLSLYVSELTPSQEVAMLAGITFSAAGLGNICFARFWGKLADHYGYERILSYLLILAVVFIIPQAFVTELWQLIILRFLFGIISGGLIPITSALIRREAPIEVQGEIMGYNQSFRFFGNIIGPVLGGVVASFGGIHSVFYTTGLLFLIGFVIMSFLKKLPTQYMDEMLKKHA, from the coding sequence ATGAGACATAATTTCATTATCATTTTAATATCAAACTTCATTGTTGCGGCCTCTGTTACGATGATTATGCCGTTCTTGTCTTTATATATCGATACACTCGGTGATTTTTCGGATGACTATGTCCAGACATGGGCAGGAATTATCTTTGCCGCAACCTTTATTACTGCATTTTTGATGTCTCCGATTTGGGGGCGGATTGCTGACAAATACGGGTACAAGCCGATCATGATCATCAACTGCTTCGGCGTTGGGTTAAGTATCTTTTTAATGGGTTATGTTCAAAATGTCGAGCAGTTCTTTTTACTGAGGCTTGCGATGGGTGTTGTAACCGGCTTTATCCCTACTTCCATTGCGTTCATCAGTAAGCATACTCCGAAAGAAGTGGCCGGGAAAACGCTCGGGACATTGCAGATGGGCAGTGTTGGCGGAACATTATTCGGCCCTGTATTAGGAGGCTTGATGGCAGATACTTTCGGATTCAAGTACACCTTCCTCATTACAGCGGTCACGATTACGATTGCGGCAATCATTATTATTTTCGGCATTCATGAACCGACCATTATCCGCAAAGTTAAAAATGAAATTTATTCACGCAGAAATGTCATTTGGGCAATTTTCCATCATCGCCTTATATTAAATGTAATGTTCGTCACTTCACTCATTCAGATCGGGAACTTTAGTATTCAGCCATTGCTGTCCCTTTACGTATCCGAACTTACCCCTTCTCAGGAAGTGGCCATGCTCGCCGGTATTACCTTTAGTGCTGCAGGGCTTGGTAATATATGTTTTGCGAGATTTTGGGGGAAATTGGCCGACCATTACGGATATGAACGAATTTTATCTTACTTGTTAATCCTTGCCGTCGTTTTCATCATTCCACAGGCATTCGTTACAGAGTTATGGCAGCTTATCATACTCCGGTTCTTATTCGGTATTATATCCGGCGGTCTTATTCCGATTACGTCCGCGCTTATTCGCCGTGAAGCACCGATTGAAGTACAGGGCGAAATTATGGGCTACAACCAGAGTTTCCGTTTCTTCGGCAATATTATCGGACCGGTACTAGGCGGGGTTGTTGCAAGCTTTGGCGGAATTCATTCCGTATTTTATACGACCGGCCTATTATTTTTAATCGGCTTTGTCATAATGTCCTTTTTGAAAAAGCTTCCGACGCAATATATGGACGAGATGTTGAAAAAACATGCTTAA
- a CDS encoding helix-turn-helix domain-containing protein, producing MKLQFQEQLKTLRSEKNLSIEELSLRTQVSIEKLTAYENGERIPSTQTILILSTVLEVPVSNLIDGLH from the coding sequence ATGAAATTGCAGTTTCAGGAACAGTTGAAAACTTTACGTTCGGAAAAGAATTTATCAATTGAAGAGCTTTCATTACGAACACAAGTAAGTATTGAAAAACTGACAGCCTACGAAAACGGTGAGCGAATTCCTTCAACCCAAACCATTTTGATTTTATCGACTGTTTTGGAAGTACCGGTTTCTAACTTAATCGACGGATTACATTAA